CACATAATGAAAATAATTTCGATACATACTACCAATAATCGGCCAACGCATTTGATGTAAAGCTCGTTGTGTTTCTGTGGCATGCACTAAATATCCTATTTCCCCAATGATACCTAAAATTATCAATCCCACTAATATCTTAACTAAAATCCAATACATTGTAGGCAATGCCAAATGAGGTAGTTGTTGAGCCATTTCCACTTTTAAAAAAACTATTAAAGAAATTAAACTGATTAATAAAAAACAAGGATACGCCAATAAATTCAAAATTTTTTGTAAATTTTTTTGTCGGATAGTCAAAGTAGCTGCATTTTCTCGTAAACATTTAATTAAATTGCCATGAATATCTGCAATAGTAATTTGGCTGAGAATTGTTTTTGATAAACCTGTAAGAGCTAATGTGTCAGCTAAACTTTGCCCCTTATCCAATTGTTGAATTAAATTGATCAGCAATGGATTTTCATCTGGTAAAATCAACCGCATAGATTCCAATGCCATTTCTATAGAAAAACCATTTTCTAATAATTTTGCTAAAATTAGCAAAAACGTGGCTTGTTGTTTGAGCTTTAGTTTAACCGGTTTTATATCTTTGATACGTTTGTTCATCTAGTAATCCCTTTTTATAATCGATTTGTAACATTGTTTGCCAATCAGAATAATTACTTTGCGGAATTTGAATCGCTTGGCTTAAATTTTCTTCTAATAAAACGTCGCGATAAGCCTTTACGATACCTGTAGTTTGAAGAATTAAACGTTGATAAATAACACAATTTAAAACAGAATGTAATTCTCGTTGACTAATACCTAATTCCATCATGCGCCCAATGACGGCAAATTTATTACGCGCATGAACTGTTGAAATAACCAGATGCCCACTCAAGGCAGCTCGAATTGCCATTTCACTACTTTCTTCATCTCGTATTTCTCCTAAAATCAAAATATCTGGGCGATGACGCAAAGATGTTCTAATCAAATCTGCGTAACTCATTTGTGCACGTTTATTGACTTGAATTTGTAAAAAATCGGGTTCAATAACCTCTACTGGATCTTCAATTGCTAAAACAATTTTGTGTTGGCTATATTTTTTTGTTAATTGATACATAGCCGTTGTCTTTCCTGATCCTGTTGGCCCGCTAAATAAAATTAGCCCTCTTTGATTCATAATATCTTGCCACTGTTGTCCGTTTAATTCATTTTGTGTGAGTTGACGTAAGGGATAGATTAAGCGAATAACAAGCGACTCTTTATTGGAATAATTTCCTAAGGATGATAAACGTAAATTCACTACTTGATCTCGAAAATTAAAATTACGCGCTCCTGCTTGTGGACGCCGATGCTCACTAATATCCATATCAGAAGTGAATTTCAAATAATTTATAACTCCCACCGCAAAATCGGCTTCTAAAAGCTGATAATCATGAATACCATCAATTTCTCGCATTTTGATTATCATTTTATCTTTTTGAGGCAAGAAAAAAATATCGGAAACATCTCTTTGACAAGCAAAATCTAATATTCTTTTTACATATTGTTCTGGCTTCATTCTCCTCATCTCCTTTCCAATAATAAAATACCCAAAAAACAAAAAAAATCCCGAAATTATTT
The nucleotide sequence above comes from Bombilactobacillus bombi. Encoded proteins:
- a CDS encoding type II secretion system F family protein produces the protein MNKRIKDIKPVKLKLKQQATFLLILAKLLENGFSIEMALESMRLILPDENPLLINLIQQLDKGQSLADTLALTGLSKTILSQITIADIHGNLIKCLRENAATLTIRQKNLQKILNLLAYPCFLLISLISLIVFLKVEMAQQLPHLALPTMYWILVKILVGLIILGIIGEIGYLVHATETQRALHQMRWPIIGSMYRNYFHYVILSAVATFLKSGLSLNEILVASKQLTLGSIQRQLAEKVQQQILTGISLSQIIKHNPFLPTEINIAMNLGHSAKQTALELQTIAEIKHQRLQQQMQKLINQIQPLFFLLVAVLILGTYLSILLPIYSLMKGM
- the comGA gene encoding competence type IV pilus ATPase ComGA, producing the protein MKPEQYVKRILDFACQRDVSDIFFLPQKDKMIIKMREIDGIHDYQLLEADFAVGVINYLKFTSDMDISEHRRPQAGARNFNFRDQVVNLRLSSLGNYSNKESLVIRLIYPLRQLTQNELNGQQWQDIMNQRGLILFSGPTGSGKTTAMYQLTKKYSQHKIVLAIEDPVEVIEPDFLQIQVNKRAQMSYADLIRTSLRHRPDILILGEIRDEESSEMAIRAALSGHLVISTVHARNKFAVIGRMMELGISQRELHSVLNCVIYQRLILQTTGIVKAYRDVLLEENLSQAIQIPQSNYSDWQTMLQIDYKKGLLDEQTYQRYKTG